From Rhodamnia argentea isolate NSW1041297 chromosome 10, ASM2092103v1, whole genome shotgun sequence, a single genomic window includes:
- the LOC115735184 gene encoding serine/threonine-protein kinase-like protein CCR1 — translation MQMRTPSDLRRSLLLISLLLLLLVAVASGFGSMGTISAAFGDDGFFCAIDASGKQSVICWSKNSSSTSSSSSASPFSDIPEMAALSGGEGFLCGLLANTSQAYCWSDGDPGKDLVPAVHQTTAYSHIAAGKDHVCAVRGSYYSEHDWGTVDCWDFVGSTNQSSGSVESSLFSDQYISNLVFRKVVAGEGFSCGGVREGGVVCWGPKSADLGVAGVSDSFAVLASGKGSLCGIVEGSGEVKCWGDNSSFAGHPAGTRFISLGAGSLHFCGIRADNHEVECWGNYNSSLVPRGSGFLAIASSDFTVCGIREVDLVLDCWFSNTSSVFDYDPPLELCSPGLCTAGSCSDGQFAFNASILNEQGLTSLCARRDLNICSPCGLNCSEGFFLSSPCTAHADRICTPCSLCQNSSCWKVCSLPSSKEMQLKHFHQQRKLLIIVGCSASGLLLILICSLLLPRVVANLKKEGPKNQFSFCIGKKEKEMETSDDSHPPLVSASSVGLAQVFRLVEVKDATNGFKEFNELGRGSYGFVYKAVLPDGRQVAVKRANAATIIHTNSREFEMELDILCKVRHANIVNLLGYCSEMGERLLVYEFMPHGSLHDHLHGGLSPLNWTLRLRIAMQAAKGLEYLHKEAVPPIVHRDVKTSNILLDADWVGRIADFGLVTSSEREVSEDIKSDIYNFGIVLLEILSGRKAYDIDYAPPNLVEWAVPLIRRGKAAALIDRYVSLPRNVEPLLKLADMADLALRDNPNERPSISEIASWLEQIVKDGLIF, via the coding sequence ATGCAAATGCGCACCCCTTCTGATCTCCGCCGCTCCCTCCTACTTATCTCTCTTCTGTTGCTCCTCCTCGTTGCCGTCGCATCTGGGTTCGGATCGATGGGGACAATCTCCGCCGCGTTCGGCGACGATGGCTTCTTCTGTGCCATCGACGCCAGCGGCAAGCAGAGCGTGATCTGCTGGAGCAAGAACAGCTCGTCGACGTCGTCCTCCTCTTCGGCCTCCCCCTTCAGCGACATTCCCGAGATGGCGGCCCTCTCCGGCGGCGAAGGCTTCCTCTGCGGACTCTTGGCGAACACCTCGCAGGCGTACTGCTGGAGCGACGGTGACCCAGGTAAAGACCTCGTCCCCGCCGTCCATCAGACCACTGCTTATTCCCACATTGCTGCTGGAAAGGATCACGTCTGCGCCGTCAGAGGATCTTACTATTCTGAGCACGATTGGGGTACTGTTGACTGTTGGGACTTCGTGGGATCCACGAATCAGAGCTCGGGCTCTGTCGAGAGTTCCTTGTTCTCTGATCAGTATATTAGCAACCTTGTCTTTAGGAAAGTCGTTGCGGGGGAAGGATTTAGCTGTGGCGGTGTAAGAGAAGGTGGCGTGGTCTGTTGGGGACCCAAGTCAGCAGATTTAGGGGTTGCAGGGGTGTCGGATAGTTTCGCAGTATTAGCTTCAGGGAAAGGTTCTCTTTGTGGAATTGTGGAAGGTTCCGGTGAGGTCAAATGTTGGGGTGATAACAGTTCATTTGCCGGTCATCCTGCCGGAACCCGGTTCATTTCGTTGGGCGCGGGCTCTCTCCACTTTTGTGGGATCCGCGCGGACAATCACGAAGTTGAATGTTGGGGCAACTACAATTCTTCTCTAGTTCCCAGGGGTTCTGGGTTCCTTGCAATCGCTTCGTCGGATTTTACTGTCTGCGGCATTAGGGAAGTTGATCTAGTACTTGATTGCTGGTTCTCTAACACTTCCTCGGTCTTCGATTATGATCCTCCGCTGGAATTGTGTAGTCCCGGTCTCTGTACAGCTGGATCGTGCAGTGACGGGCAGTTCGCTTTCAATGCGAGCATTCTGAATGAGCAGGGATTGACAAGCTTATGTGCTCGAAGAGATCTGAACATCTGTTCGCCTTGTGGGTTAAATTGTTCTGAAGGTTTCTTCTTGTCCAGCCCATGCACCGCTCACGCTGATAGAATATGTACTCCTTGTTCTCTTTGCCAGAACAGTTCATGTTGGAAAGTTTGCAGCCTTCCGTCTTCTAAAGAAATGCAGCTAAAGCATTTCCATCAGCAGCGCAAGCTATTGATTATAGTAGGATGTTCTGCTTCCGGACTGCTATTGATATTGATATGCTCGTTGCTCCTTCCTCGTGTGGTTGCCAATCTGAAAAAGGAGGGGCCGaagaatcaattttctttttgcataggcaagaaagagaaggagatggaAACGAGTGACGATTCGCATCCACCTCTGGTTTCGGCTTCGAGTGTTGGACTTGCCCAAGTTTTTCGACTTGTAGAGGTAAAGGATGCGACAAATGGCTTCAAGGAGTTTAATGAGCTGGGGCGAGGAAGCTATGGTTTTGTCTACAAAGCTGTCCTTCCAGACGGTCGGCAGGTTGCAGTGAAGAGGGCAAATGCGGCGACGATCATCCACACTAATAGTAGAGAGTTTGAGATGGAATTGGATATCCTTTGCAAAGTTCGGCATGCAAATATTGTGAACTTGTTGGGTTATTGTTCAGAAATGGGGGAGAGGCTCTTGGTTTATGAGTTTATGCCACATGGGTCGCTTCATGATCACCTCCATGGCGGGCTTTCCCCATTAAACTGGACCCTCAGGTTGAGGATTGCTATGCAGGCTGCGAAGGGGCTTGAATATCTTCATAAAGAAGCTGTGCCTCCAATAGTCCATCGAGATGTCAAAACTTCAAACATCCTGCTTGATGCCGATTGGGTTGGACGAATTGCAGATTTTGGGCTTGTTACTTCAAGTGAGAGGGAAGTAAGTGAAGATATAAAGAGCGATATATACAACTTCGGCATTGTACTGCTAGAGATTCTCAGTGGAAGAAAAGCTTATGATATTGATTATGCGCCTCCTAACTTAGTGGAATGGGCGGTTCCTTTAATCAGAAGGGGTAAGGCAGCCGCCCTAATTGACAGATATGTGTCTCTCCCTAGAAATGTTGAGCCTCTGCTCAAACTTGCGGATATGGCAGACCTGGCTCTTCGTGATAATCCAAATGAGCGTCCCTCAATATCAGAGATTGCATCTTGGTTGGAGCAAATTGTGAAGGATGGATTGATCTTTTGA